A DNA window from Sphingopyxis macrogoltabida contains the following coding sequences:
- a CDS encoding MFS transporter, whose product MKLSAPAYLASYFLSILGNSIAAVALPLIVLDKTGSVLGTGSVAAATALPAIFAGLFMGVVIDRFNRRDCSVVTDLISAFSVAALPIVDHISGLTLSWFILLGIVGSLGDLPGLAARTALLPAVLRHSGASAERMAGFAQVLVSLALLAGPALAGTLMALLPGTTVLWITAATSLLAALATLFIPREVGAVPVEATEQPDGAGWQGLREGWLVLLRSPFLKAMMAIGTLSVMALGALQGLILPVYFSGIDQPSSLGLVLSAIGLGTLAGGAIYGTLGGRGARRRWLVTGLTGATIGFAVIATLASVPVILAGAVVLGLSSALYSGLFGVLSIERVPEHVRGRIAAIQNALITAAVPLGIMGAAVLIELSGLPVAVIATAGIWAAAAATGLFVPALRDLGRAASEAERTPAASFADEPAVTTGMTADA is encoded by the coding sequence ATGAAACTATCCGCACCGGCCTATCTGGCGTCCTATTTCCTGTCGATTCTCGGCAATTCGATCGCCGCGGTGGCGCTGCCGCTGATCGTGCTCGACAAGACGGGGAGCGTGCTGGGAACCGGCTCGGTCGCTGCCGCGACCGCGCTGCCGGCGATCTTTGCCGGGCTGTTCATGGGCGTCGTCATCGACCGCTTCAACCGGCGCGACTGCTCGGTCGTGACCGACCTCATTTCAGCCTTCTCGGTCGCCGCGCTGCCGATCGTCGACCATATCTCGGGGCTGACGCTGTCGTGGTTCATCCTGCTCGGCATCGTCGGCTCGCTGGGTGACCTGCCGGGGCTGGCGGCCCGGACGGCGCTGTTACCGGCCGTCCTCCGGCACAGCGGCGCATCGGCGGAGCGCATGGCGGGCTTCGCGCAGGTGCTGGTGTCGCTCGCGCTGCTCGCCGGCCCGGCGCTGGCGGGCACGTTGATGGCGCTGCTCCCCGGGACGACCGTCCTCTGGATCACCGCCGCGACGTCGCTGCTCGCGGCGCTCGCGACCCTGTTCATTCCCCGCGAGGTCGGCGCGGTGCCGGTCGAGGCGACGGAGCAGCCGGACGGTGCCGGTTGGCAGGGCCTGCGCGAGGGATGGCTGGTGCTGCTCCGCAGCCCGTTCCTGAAAGCGATGATGGCGATCGGTACCCTGTCGGTCATGGCGCTCGGGGCGCTGCAGGGGCTGATCCTGCCCGTCTATTTCTCCGGCATCGATCAGCCCTCGTCGCTGGGGCTGGTGCTGTCCGCCATCGGACTCGGCACGCTCGCGGGCGGCGCGATCTACGGCACGCTGGGCGGCCGGGGCGCGCGGCGGCGCTGGCTGGTGACCGGGCTGACGGGGGCGACGATCGGCTTTGCCGTCATCGCCACGCTGGCCTCGGTGCCGGTGATCCTCGCCGGCGCCGTCGTGCTCGGGCTGTCGAGCGCCCTCTACAGCGGGCTGTTCGGCGTCCTGTCGATCGAGCGGGTGCCCGAACATGTGCGCGGGCGCATCGCGGCAATCCAGAATGCGCTGATCACCGCCGCCGTGCCGCTCGGGATCATGGGCGCCGCAGTGCTGATCGAGCTGAGCGGGTTGCCGGTCGCCGTCATCGCGACGGCCGGCATATGGGCTGCGGCGGCGGCGACGGGCCTGTTTGTCCCTGCACTTCGCGATCTCGGGCGTGCTGCAAGCGAAGCGGAGCGGACCCCGGCGGCCAGCTTTGCGGACGAGCCCGCCGTCACCACGGGGATGACGGCCGATGCGTAG
- a CDS encoding M13 family metallopeptidase: MRSLSVAILLCGAMLTGGAGSVHAQEEQSPASAPAKAEIGSFGFDEAGMDRTVRPGDDFFAYANGTWIDNTQIPDDKPAYGSYYRQEDQTNEQLRAILEAAEADPTSKLGRAYAAYLDTDRVEALGLAPIRPWLDRIKGLSDRNGYSALLAEADEMRVGGPVVYWVWQDDREPGQTRLMVDQAGLGLGDRDSYLSDEPAYAAMRTAYVAHLARLLTLAGEADADARAQAVMALETEIAKVHWPRVDAADMVKTYHKFPIAGLAEFSTPTLDLATILKRHGPHLTHVQVREPSAIKGIAAIVDKAPLDVLKDQLILRSLGGLAEVLPAAIDDEVFAFYGTTLAGTPRQAPRWRRAVAFVSDALRDDLGGAYVARHFPPGYKAEMTSMVDNLKGVMHDRINKLAWMQPQTKRRAQEKLKNLTVRVGYPDQWRDYAALDIGAGDAFGNRVRANRFDFRYMMQRASEPTRWWEWSYLSAQKVDANANYNLLQLTFPAAFLQPPTFDPGADAAINYGAVGAVAAHEITHNFDNSGAKYNEKGVQAEWWTPEDVKAFEAAGDALVAQYDAYEVLPGLHANGRISLGENISDLAGLTFAYEAYKRSLGGKPAPVINGLTGDQRFFLGWAQFFRIKARDEYLRQTMLTWQHSPDRLRVLTVRNIDAWYEAFDVKPGDKLYLPPENRVRIW, from the coding sequence ATGCGCTCTCTGTCCGTTGCGATACTGCTTTGCGGGGCCATGCTGACGGGCGGTGCCGGCAGCGTCCATGCGCAGGAGGAGCAATCGCCGGCTTCGGCGCCCGCGAAGGCCGAGATCGGCAGCTTCGGGTTCGACGAGGCGGGTATGGACCGGACGGTGAGGCCGGGCGACGACTTCTTCGCCTATGCCAACGGGACGTGGATCGACAACACACAAATCCCCGACGACAAGCCTGCCTATGGTTCCTATTACCGGCAGGAAGACCAGACCAACGAGCAGCTCCGCGCGATATTGGAAGCGGCAGAGGCGGATCCGACGAGCAAGCTTGGCCGCGCCTATGCCGCCTATCTCGACACCGATCGGGTCGAGGCGCTGGGCCTCGCGCCAATCCGCCCGTGGCTCGACCGGATCAAGGGCCTTTCCGACCGCAACGGCTATTCGGCGCTGCTCGCCGAGGCGGACGAGATGCGCGTCGGCGGGCCGGTCGTCTATTGGGTGTGGCAGGACGACCGCGAACCGGGTCAAACACGGCTGATGGTCGATCAGGCCGGGCTCGGGCTGGGCGACCGCGACAGCTATTTGTCCGACGAGCCGGCCTATGCGGCGATGCGAACGGCCTATGTCGCGCACCTGGCGAGGTTGCTGACGCTGGCCGGCGAAGCCGATGCCGATGCCCGCGCGCAGGCGGTGATGGCGCTGGAGACCGAAATCGCCAAGGTTCACTGGCCGCGCGTCGATGCCGCCGACATGGTCAAGACCTATCATAAGTTCCCGATTGCCGGGCTCGCCGAATTCTCGACGCCGACCCTCGATCTGGCGACGATCCTGAAGCGGCACGGCCCGCATCTCACGCATGTGCAGGTCCGCGAGCCGAGCGCGATCAAGGGGATTGCGGCGATCGTCGACAAGGCGCCGCTCGATGTTCTGAAGGACCAGTTGATCCTGCGCAGCCTCGGCGGTCTGGCGGAGGTATTGCCCGCCGCGATCGACGACGAAGTCTTTGCCTTCTACGGCACGACCTTGGCGGGGACGCCCCGGCAGGCGCCACGCTGGCGGCGCGCGGTCGCCTTCGTCTCGGATGCGCTGCGCGACGATCTCGGCGGCGCCTATGTCGCGCGCCATTTTCCGCCCGGCTACAAGGCGGAAATGACCAGCATGGTCGACAATCTGAAAGGCGTGATGCACGACCGCATCAACAAGCTCGCCTGGATGCAGCCGCAGACGAAGCGGCGCGCGCAGGAAAAGCTCAAGAATCTGACGGTGCGCGTCGGCTACCCCGACCAGTGGCGCGATTATGCCGCGCTGGACATCGGGGCCGGCGACGCCTTCGGCAACCGCGTGCGGGCGAACCGGTTCGACTTCCGTTACATGATGCAGCGGGCCAGCGAACCGACGCGGTGGTGGGAATGGAGCTATCTCAGCGCGCAGAAGGTCGATGCCAACGCCAATTACAACCTGTTGCAGCTCACCTTCCCGGCCGCCTTCCTGCAGCCGCCGACCTTCGATCCCGGCGCTGATGCGGCGATCAACTATGGCGCGGTCGGTGCGGTGGCGGCGCACGAGATCACGCATAATTTCGACAACAGCGGCGCGAAGTATAACGAGAAGGGGGTGCAGGCCGAATGGTGGACGCCCGAAGACGTCAAGGCGTTCGAAGCGGCCGGCGACGCGCTCGTCGCGCAATATGACGCCTATGAGGTGCTGCCCGGCCTGCATGCGAACGGCCGCATTTCACTGGGCGAGAATATCAGCGATCTGGCGGGCCTGACCTTTGCCTATGAGGCGTACAAGCGTTCGCTGGGCGGCAAGCCTGCGCCGGTCATCAATGGCCTCACCGGCGACCAGCGCTTCTTTCTCGGCTGGGCGCAATTCTTCCGCATCAAGGCGCGCGACGAATATTTGCGCCAGACGATGCTGACCTGGCAGCATTCGCCTGACAGGCTGCGCGTGTTGACCGTGCGCAACATCGATGCCTGGTACGAGGCGTTCGACGTCAAGCCCGGCGACAAACTCTATCTGCCGCCCGAAAATCGGGTGAGGATCTGGTAA
- a CDS encoding helix-turn-helix domain-containing protein — protein sequence MRSKDMADLAGVTPRTLRHYRQIGLLREPPRDRNGYRRYGVADLVRLLRIKGLAAAGIALSDIPSFLEGRGAGVGDVLDTLDRQLADQIARLEEQRRLVARLKSDADLPGAGLSQPFNALTEGRSEAAIEAWREQLTLFAQLLSQEDLARLYAIYERMAESAAFAELGKRFDALGPQSGDDEIAALAKEYSHHFEAVLPEFRDVFRVHRKATLFELINAHALTSVNDSQRKMLAAVASYIA from the coding sequence ATGCGTAGCAAGGATATGGCGGACCTTGCCGGCGTGACGCCGCGCACGCTGCGCCACTATCGCCAGATCGGGCTGCTGCGCGAACCGCCCCGCGACCGCAACGGCTATCGCCGCTATGGCGTCGCCGACCTCGTCCGGCTGCTGCGGATCAAGGGCCTTGCGGCGGCCGGCATCGCGCTGTCGGACATCCCATCCTTCCTCGAAGGGCGCGGCGCGGGCGTCGGCGATGTGCTCGATACGCTCGACCGGCAACTGGCCGACCAGATCGCCCGGCTCGAGGAACAGCGGCGGCTGGTGGCGCGGCTGAAGAGCGACGCCGACCTGCCGGGCGCCGGGCTGAGCCAGCCGTTCAACGCGCTGACCGAGGGACGTTCGGAAGCGGCGATCGAGGCGTGGCGCGAACAGCTCACTCTATTCGCGCAATTGCTGAGCCAGGAAGACCTCGCCCGGCTCTATGCGATTTACGAACGCATGGCGGAATCGGCCGCCTTTGCCGAACTCGGCAAAAGGTTCGACGCGCTCGGGCCACAAAGCGGCGATGACGAGATCGCGGCGCTGGCGAAGGAATATTCCCATCATTTCGAGGCCGTCCTTCCGGAATTCAGGGACGTGTTTCGCGTTCACCGCAAGGCGACGCTCTTCGAACTGATCAACGCGCACGCGCTGACCAGCGTCAACGACAGCCAGCGCAAGATGCTGGCAGCGGTCGCCTCATACATCGCCTGA
- a CDS encoding M13 family metallopeptidase — protein sequence MPEPNLDEVPMRLLLAPILLAGTMFSAATATYAQEAAPATAAASQGAKPEIGTFGFDETGMDKSVKPGDDFYGYASGGWVKNTPMPADKAMYGSYIILRDLTTERLRGIIQEKQDDPSSKLGRAYATFMDAAKVESLGMAPIQPWLAKIRGLTDRKGYSALTAEAMQMGIYGPILPWVWTDDKQPERMILQIDQGGTGLPDRDMYLSDKPAFAKIRADYVAHLGRVLALAGETNVEARVAAVMALETEIAKAQWTREDASDMGKTYHKFTLAETAQFASPALNLQTVLKAAAPNVTEVLVREPSWMTAMTQIVDKASLEALRDQMIVRSLDSLAPALPDAVEAERFAFYDKALKGTPEREERWKRGTTLVNAQLRDEVAQIYVQRYFPPEYKAAMTDLAKNLLVVMGDRIDKLDWMEPVTKAKAKEKLKGFVIRVGYPDKFRDYAGLEVRDGDLFGNVIRANRFEFAWSVGRTERPTERSDWYMSPQTVNANATYNRLEITFPAAFLQAPAFDPKADPAVNYGAIGAIAGHEISHHFDDQGAKYNEKGILANWWTPKDLAAFDAAGKALIAQYDAYEPLPGEHVKGEFTLGENIGDLAGLTIAYDAYQRSLNGKPAPVINGYTGDQRFFLGWAQFWRVKQREEHLRQHLLTDAHSPATQRTWVVRNLDAWYKAFDVKPGDKLYLAPADRVRVW from the coding sequence GTGCCCGAACCGAACTTAGACGAGGTACCGATGCGCCTGCTGCTTGCCCCGATCCTTCTTGCCGGAACCATGTTTTCGGCCGCGACCGCCACATATGCGCAGGAAGCCGCGCCCGCCACCGCGGCGGCTTCGCAGGGCGCTAAGCCCGAGATCGGCACCTTCGGGTTCGACGAGACCGGCATGGACAAATCGGTCAAGCCCGGCGACGATTTCTATGGCTACGCCAGCGGCGGCTGGGTGAAGAACACCCCGATGCCCGCCGACAAGGCGATGTACGGATCGTACATCATCCTGCGCGACCTCACCACCGAGCGGCTGCGCGGCATCATCCAGGAAAAGCAGGACGATCCGTCGAGCAAGCTCGGCCGCGCCTATGCGACCTTCATGGATGCGGCGAAGGTCGAGTCGCTGGGGATGGCGCCGATCCAGCCGTGGCTCGCGAAGATCAGGGGCCTGACCGACCGCAAGGGCTATTCGGCGCTGACCGCCGAGGCGATGCAGATGGGCATTTATGGCCCGATCCTGCCGTGGGTATGGACCGACGACAAGCAGCCCGAGCGGATGATCCTCCAGATCGATCAGGGGGGCACCGGCCTGCCCGACCGCGACATGTACCTGTCGGACAAGCCCGCCTTCGCCAAGATCCGCGCCGACTATGTCGCGCATCTCGGGCGGGTGCTGGCGCTGGCCGGCGAAACCAACGTCGAGGCGCGCGTCGCGGCGGTGATGGCGCTGGAGACCGAGATCGCCAAGGCCCAGTGGACCCGCGAAGACGCCAGCGACATGGGCAAGACCTATCACAAGTTCACCCTCGCCGAGACCGCGCAGTTCGCCAGCCCGGCGCTGAACCTGCAAACGGTGCTCAAGGCCGCGGCGCCCAACGTCACGGAAGTATTGGTGCGCGAACCGAGCTGGATGACGGCGATGACCCAGATCGTCGACAAGGCATCGCTCGAAGCGCTGCGCGACCAGATGATCGTGCGCAGCCTCGACAGCCTGGCGCCGGCGCTCCCCGACGCGGTGGAGGCCGAACGCTTCGCCTTCTACGACAAGGCCTTGAAAGGTACGCCCGAGCGCGAGGAGCGCTGGAAGCGCGGGACCACCTTGGTCAACGCCCAGCTGCGCGACGAGGTCGCCCAGATCTATGTGCAGCGCTATTTCCCGCCCGAATATAAGGCGGCGATGACCGATCTCGCCAAAAACCTGCTGGTCGTGATGGGCGACCGCATCGACAAGCTCGACTGGATGGAGCCGGTGACCAAGGCGAAAGCCAAGGAGAAGCTGAAGGGATTTGTCATCCGCGTCGGCTATCCCGACAAGTTCCGCGACTATGCGGGGCTGGAGGTCCGGGACGGCGACCTGTTCGGCAACGTCATCCGCGCCAACCGGTTCGAATTCGCCTGGTCGGTCGGCCGCACCGAACGGCCGACCGAGCGGTCGGACTGGTATATGTCGCCGCAGACGGTGAACGCCAACGCGACCTATAACCGGCTGGAAATCACCTTCCCCGCCGCGTTCCTGCAGGCGCCCGCCTTCGATCCGAAGGCCGATCCGGCGGTGAACTATGGCGCGATCGGCGCGATTGCCGGCCATGAGATCAGCCACCATTTCGACGATCAGGGCGCCAAATATAACGAGAAGGGTATCCTCGCCAACTGGTGGACGCCGAAAGACCTCGCGGCGTTCGATGCGGCGGGCAAGGCGCTGATCGCGCAATATGACGCCTATGAACCGCTGCCCGGCGAGCATGTGAAGGGCGAGTTCACGCTGGGCGAGAATATCGGCGACCTCGCCGGGCTGACCATCGCCTATGACGCCTATCAGCGCTCGCTGAACGGCAAGCCGGCGCCGGTGATCAACGGCTATACGGGCGACCAGCGCTTCTTCCTCGGCTGGGCGCAATTCTGGCGCGTGAAACAGCGCGAGGAGCATCTGCGCCAGCATCTGCTGACCGACGCCCACTCGCCGGCGACGCAGCGCACCTGGGTCGTCCGCAATCTCGACGCCTGGTACAAGGCGTTCGACGTCAAGCCCGGCGACAAGCTGTATCTGGCCCCCGCCGACCGCGTGCGCGTCTGGTAA
- a CDS encoding queuosine precursor transporter, which produces MTDSDNPPAQPVAVSAASVRHFRYYDLIMAAFVAILLLSNIIGASKPSYIPLPDGTQWAFGAGVLFFPISYIIGDVLTEVYGYARARRVIWTGFAALAFMAFMAWVVVALPPADGWPGQESYEFVFGNSWRIVIASMTAFCVGEFANSYVLAQMKLWTGGRMLWARTIGSTVVGQGLDSLIFYPLAFYGLAGWPPEQLMQVVLSQWLIKTLWEAALTPFTYIVVGALKRREGVDVFDEGTDFNPFAAKV; this is translated from the coding sequence ATGACCGACTCCGACAACCCGCCGGCGCAGCCCGTCGCCGTGAGTGCCGCCAGCGTGCGGCACTTCCGCTATTACGACCTGATCATGGCGGCCTTCGTCGCCATATTGCTGTTGTCGAACATCATCGGCGCGTCGAAGCCGAGCTATATCCCCCTGCCCGACGGCACCCAATGGGCGTTCGGCGCCGGGGTGCTGTTCTTCCCGATCAGCTATATCATCGGCGACGTCCTCACCGAAGTCTATGGCTATGCCCGCGCCCGCCGGGTGATCTGGACCGGTTTTGCGGCGCTCGCCTTCATGGCGTTCATGGCGTGGGTGGTCGTCGCCTTGCCCCCCGCCGACGGCTGGCCGGGGCAGGAAAGCTACGAGTTCGTCTTCGGCAACAGCTGGCGGATCGTGATCGCGTCGATGACCGCCTTTTGCGTCGGCGAATTCGCGAACTCCTATGTCCTCGCGCAGATGAAGCTGTGGACCGGCGGGCGGATGCTGTGGGCGCGGACGATCGGATCGACGGTCGTCGGTCAGGGGCTGGACAGCCTGATTTTCTACCCGCTCGCCTTTTACGGCCTTGCCGGATGGCCCCCCGAACAACTTATGCAGGTCGTCCTGTCGCAATGGCTGATCAAGACATTGTGGGAGGCGGCGCTGACGCCGTTCACCTATATCGTCGTCGGCGCGCTCAAGCGGCGCGAAGGCGTCGATGTCTTCGACGAAGGGACCGACTTCAACCCGTTCGCCGCCAAGGTGTGA